The following coding sequences are from one Eucalyptus grandis isolate ANBG69807.140 chromosome 11, ASM1654582v1, whole genome shotgun sequence window:
- the LOC120285855 gene encoding calcineurin B-like protein 4 isoform X1 yields the protein MGCITSKSFARTPGYEEPNILATATPFTASEVEALYVLFKKLSSSIIVDGVIHKEEFQLALFQNRNCRNLFADRIFALFDMKGNGVIEFGEFVRSLGVFHPNAPMEDKIAFAFRLYDLRQTGYIEPEELKEMVMALLHESDLVLTEDVVETIVDKAFREADTKHDGRIDQEEWKDFVLKNPSLIRNMTLPYLKDITLAFPSFILSSVSQDSQV from the exons ATGGGTTGCATTACTTCAAAGAGTTTTGCACGAACACCTGGATATGAAGAGCCTAACATTCTTGCTACTGCAACACCTT TTACTGCAAGCGAAGTTGAGGCCTTATATGTGCTCTTCAAGAAATTAAGCAGTTCAATTATTGTCGATGGGGTTATTCACAAG GAAGAGTTTCAGCTAGCACTTTTCCAGAACCGAAATTGCAGAAATCTTTTTGCCGACAGG ATATTTGCTTTGTTCGATATGAAGGGAAATGGGGTTATTGAGTTTGGTGAATTCGTGAGATCACTCGGTGTCTTTCACCCGAACGCACCAATGGAAGACAAGATTGCAT TTGCTTTCAGGTTGTATGACTTGAGGCAAACAGGATATATCGAGCCAGAGGAG TTGAAGGAAATGGTAATGGCACTTCTTCATGAATCAGATTTGGTACTCACGGAGGATGTCGTGGAAACGATCGTGGATAAG GCATTTAGGGAAGCCGATACAAAACACGATGGAAGGATTGATCAGGAAGAGTGGAAGGACTTTGTGTTGAAGAATCCTTCTCTGATAAGGAACATGACTCTTCCGTACCTAAA GGATATAACTTTGGCATTTCCCAGTTTCATATTGAGCTCTGTGTCTCAAGATTCACAAGTATGA
- the LOC120285855 gene encoding calcineurin B-like protein 4 isoform X2 — translation MYLEIAQVTASEVEALYVLFKKLSSSIIVDGVIHKEEFQLALFQNRNCRNLFADRIFALFDMKGNGVIEFGEFVRSLGVFHPNAPMEDKIAFAFRLYDLRQTGYIEPEELKEMVMALLHESDLVLTEDVVETIVDKAFREADTKHDGRIDQEEWKDFVLKNPSLIRNMTLPYLKDITLAFPSFILSSVSQDSQV, via the exons ATGTATCTGGAAATAGCACAAG TTACTGCAAGCGAAGTTGAGGCCTTATATGTGCTCTTCAAGAAATTAAGCAGTTCAATTATTGTCGATGGGGTTATTCACAAG GAAGAGTTTCAGCTAGCACTTTTCCAGAACCGAAATTGCAGAAATCTTTTTGCCGACAGG ATATTTGCTTTGTTCGATATGAAGGGAAATGGGGTTATTGAGTTTGGTGAATTCGTGAGATCACTCGGTGTCTTTCACCCGAACGCACCAATGGAAGACAAGATTGCAT TTGCTTTCAGGTTGTATGACTTGAGGCAAACAGGATATATCGAGCCAGAGGAG TTGAAGGAAATGGTAATGGCACTTCTTCATGAATCAGATTTGGTACTCACGGAGGATGTCGTGGAAACGATCGTGGATAAG GCATTTAGGGAAGCCGATACAAAACACGATGGAAGGATTGATCAGGAAGAGTGGAAGGACTTTGTGTTGAAGAATCCTTCTCTGATAAGGAACATGACTCTTCCGTACCTAAA GGATATAACTTTGGCATTTCCCAGTTTCATATTGAGCTCTGTGTCTCAAGATTCACAAGTATGA